AACGTGGTTCATGTTCATTTGaaaatttgtttttataaattttattagaTTCTTCATATTGAGGTAGATcattgtttttttttatattataaagatCTTGGTTATTCTTTTGATTATTCTTTTGATTATTCTTTTGATTATTCTTTTGATTATTCttcttcttattattattattaaaatacaTTGATAAATTTTCTTGATTAATAGGTTTGTAATTATAGTTACtatgatttttttctatatttttttggGTATCTTTTGGTACATGAGGAGTATGcgaattttttttattattaacaggtatatgtttatcattattttcattatttatatttggATGAATATCTGAACTTTGCTTGTAAGAAATAcaattttcatttttatgatCAATTGTAGATGGATCCGATGAATAGGGATCTTTATTTGTTTCTTCTGAACTTTCTGATTCTTCATCActatcataataatttgttctttttttattatttctctttttatttctttctctaactttttttaaaaaatctTCATTAGTTACTATAGATATTTGAACTACAGAACATCCATTGTTAGGATATTCTTTtgtttcttctttattttcatgtcttcttaaatatgttttaaattcattatttaatttttcatcatatttatgtacatttttttttggaaatCTAGAtgtttcattattatcttgatttgatgaatatatataatgtgtTTGTTTAAAATATGGTTCATTCAAattatcttttttcttatcttcgtgtatatttttattataatttgaaTACTTCTCAGGATTTTCACACCATTTgtcatcattattattatgattatgattatgctcatcatcatcttcatcatctaaatcatcttcatcatctACATCAACttcatcatcttcatcatcttcatcatcatcatcttcaCCTTTCATATTTCGTAATTCATTTTCTATATCTAAATACTTtctataattatatttcttactttcatcataaaatatagaGCCCTCTCCATATTTTCCTGTCGAATCCCCAACATATTCCAGAACataatcatcatcatttatttcAACAGCTTCGTATgtcttttttaataaagaaGGGTTATTTGAAAGGGCATCCATAATATTTGCTTTTACGATATTACTTATACTTTCTAAATGTTCATTTAAAGCATTAAAAACTTCATTCTTCTTTACATTTTCATCAAATGAATTTGTATCTGGTTCACTACAAAATATTACacttaataatattaaaaataagcaagatgaacatattatttttttgcttttcattttttttttttttttttttttttggaatcctttaaatattctaataaaaataaaataatatataaaaaaaaattaaaactGATTGGtagaaaaataattcttcttgtaaaaataaaatgaataaataaataaataaataaatatatatatatatatatatatatatatatatatatatatatatatatatatcaaatgtgtagtttatatatttataaggaaaaatgtgttcacaaaaatattaccaaaatatataatataaaattattactatatttttaaaatattaaaaacaattatatattacataaaaaattattagtATAAAACcttttgattatttttattttatttcttgtataaaagtaaaaataaataaaagttcattttcttaaaatatattttatttttagtTCACCTATTATACTGTACCGTCATTCTAAGAGTTCCTAGGCAAATCAAACCATTCTTTTCGGAAATACAccttaaatatatatatatatatatatatatataatttttttttttaataaataaaataaaattaataataaatatatatatatatatatatatatatatatatatatatatatatatatatattttctattaGTATCATTCTAAAATGTAATCCTTAGATTTATTTTAGTATAGCGTTAGAAgaacataattattttatatcattattattttagatatattttttctaatataGTTATCCAGGAAgcatatataaattctttAAAAGAAGAGgaacaaacaaaaaagaaaaaaaaaaaaaaaaatgaaagaactagaaataaaatatatattaagtaTTAAGCCCTTAGAataattaagaaaaaataaatattattaataataaaaatattgatatatatatattaagaaataaagttaaaaaaaaataaaatattggGGAAATgtgttttatatatatataaatatataaaagaaaaacaaaaaatcTTATACCCTaagaatttatatataaatgtgtaATTTTATAAGCACTCATATGGAATACTTGATatgtttataaatttagtataattattatttttttttaatatacatttacCATATAAATGTTTACATCATTCTGgtggaaaaaaaataaattaatatatttttttgttaattaaaagatacatttataattttataatatttaaaacataCTGTTACGTGTATAAAATGTTTAAGAAAATGTTTTTAAcgaaaaaattaattaataagtatgaaaaaaattacatataatatatatgtttattttattattattattttttttgttgcTGTTGCTGTTGCTGGTACGGTTTCTTGTTCTGATGATGTTGATCCTGGTTCTTGTGATACTTGTTCATTTGTTATACTTTCATAATGTTTTATCATCAAAGTGTCTGATAAAAGCTAAGAGTATTTTGATATAACGTATTATAAAGTTGgtaatttttcatttttccCTTTTAGATAATTATAACTTTTTAGATTAACTATATAAACCATAcattacatttttaaattcttgaggaaatttttcattttctaaAGCCTTCATTAATGCAATGTAGAATTTGTATTGTGCTGTATGATCTTTTAGATTCTCTTTAAAAACATTAAGAATGAGTTTCTTAAgtaattcatatttattaacattcaataaaaattgatcaaatttatttttaaattcatCATATTTTCTAAGATAATTATTGGTATTtacttcatttttttttatataaatagatTAGGAGTTCATCGCAAAgtttatctatattttttaaattagATAAAATACTGCATCTCTTTTTTGTTCATCGGTATTTTATGTATCTATTTTTGGATTATTTGTGTTACCAAATGATTGATCACTTGTATTTTGTAATGATGAACTTTGTTCGTCTGTTGAAGGAGATGAAGATGCGTTAGGTTCAGCATTTTGTGCatctttttcatcatttttatcatcatttttatcatcatttttatcatcatttttatcatcatttttatcaccatttttatcaccatttttatcatcatttttatcatcatttttatcatcatttttatcaccatttttatcatcatttttatcatcatttttatcatcatttttatcaccatttttatcataacTGTTTTGATgttcatcatcataatcGTCCACATCTTGACCTgttacattattataattatttttttcaaagttttgaatatttttttttaattattcGATATCACCTTTAAAGTTTTCAAGAAACTTGTGTGTAAATGTATTTTCTAAATTATCAAGATATTCTTCTAGTTCTTCTAATAGTTTATAATCTTtatagttatatatatctgTATGGTTTGGCTGTTCCTGTGATGGAACAGTGTGTACgaaaaatacaaaaaaggatataaacaaataaaaaatgggTCCTTTCATCATGTTAACcagaaaaataaaataaaataaaaataataataataataataaaataaagtatgtatttattcaattataatatgaattttactttcctttttttttcaaaacattcaaaataaatatatttttgaatgtctaaaaacatatatatatatatatatatatatatattgtatatttatttgaaaaagaataaaaaaataaaaaaaaaggaaagaatattacataaatgAATAACCAAGAGAGAGGCTATATAAATAAgacaaatatattatataacaaattcaatgaaatatttgtatacataaaatatatatatatatatatatatatatatgcatatttttatgtttttatatttttgcACTAGTATAATTCCTTTTAATAccttaaaatattatattattttatacattttatgaattacacctttaatttttttttttttttttaatcgacccccaaaaaaaaaaaaaaaaatttataattgaaaagaatatggtaatattgtattttctttatataatacataatttaatgaaaaaaattctgtttatttttaaaaatacatattttttcttgtgAAAATACAGATCTTcttgtattatttttaaatgatcttacaaattttacatatttgaagggaaataaaaaggatataacatacatacatacatacatacatacatacatatatatatatcaatgtatattttatttttatatatgattgTGCAATAATAgcattataataacataattaagaaaaattaaaagataaaaattgttacaattatatttacaattCATGCcaagaaaaagatatatttttttatataagaTACTTATTATAAAACCAAGTGTATCTTTGTCTTAGGGTTCTATTTagttttataatataagtatgatttttttttaaaaatataaataatattatatatatgtatatataatagcAAATGAAAAGGGcataaacaaataaataaaaaattataataattaaaaaaaaacatatatattatatattatatatatatatatatatatatatatttatatatttcatttagTATATGgacatataatatacatatatatttcacGGTTTTCCTTTTTTTNNNNNNNNNNNNNNNNNNNNNNNNNNNNNNNNNNNNNNNNNNNNNNNNNNNNNNNNNNNNNNNNNNNNNNNNNNNNNNNNNNNNNNNNNNNNNNNNNNNNNNNNNNNNNNNNNNNNNNNNNNNNNNNNNNNNNNNNNNNNNNNNNNNNNNNNNNNNNNNNNNNNNNNNNNNNNNNNNNNNNNNNNNNNNNNNNNNNNNNNNNNNNNNNNNNNNNNNNNNNNNNNNNNNNNNNNNNNNNNNNNNNNNNNNNNNNNNNNNNNNNNNNNNNNNNNNNNNNNNNNNNNNNNNNNNNNNNNNNNNNNNNNNNNNNNNNNNNNNNNNNNNNNNNNNNNNNNNNNNNNNNNNNNNNNNNNNNNNNNTTATTGTAAGGTATCTAAATGAGAAAGGGCCTTATCATATACTGAATGTAAATAGTCTGAATCATTTTGGCTAGTTCCtcttaaattattatgattatctTTTGTATGTCCACATAGTGCTTCTGTTAATTTCGTGAGGCTATCACGGAATTCATCTTTTTCTAATGCATTTTTAAAAGTTGTAGAGAAAGGAGTATTAACATGTTCATCATTTGTAGAAGCACTCAAAAGatcttttataaattttttgaTTGACTGACATTCTTGTTCATTTAATTGTATTGGATCATTTGGtttttgtaaattattattagtaCTGCCATCTGAAGTATTATTTTCACTACCTTGTGTTGATGTAGAATTATTTGGTTGTCCTAATAAACTCTTTTGTGCTTCTTCAAGggaattattaaaaaaatttaaattatcttTTAAGTGATTTTTAAGATCTTCTGGAATATCACtacttatattttctagtttttcttttaaattatttatttgttttttttcattatcataattaaCCGATTGACTAGTTGTCGCATAATTTAgtaagaataaaaatgcagaaaaaataaatactGTAATATGTCTTGTTCCTTTCattgtattaaaaaaatatatataataaatagatatatttaaagaattataataactaatataatattatattatgtattatcgataatatgttatttattcatatgtatGTTTATTACTATTTTGAATAGActataacataaaaataaaatttattattttatacaatattaattttttcctgtttttttttttttttttttttaaattaaagagtaaaaaaaataaattacaaaatttacaaatttttagtttattatttatttttataatataagaaaatttctaacgttaaaaaaaacaaagaataaaaaaaaaaaaaaaaattacaatttttgtttttataaatatttataagtatattatataaatttttattaaaaaggGTTTTAAGAAGtaagaaaattatacaaaaatgatatattttaaaaaatgacaATAATATTTTNNNNNNNNNNNNNNNNNNNNNNNNNNNNNNNNNNNNNNNNNNNNNNNNNNNNNNNNNNNNNNNNNNNNNNNNNNNNNNNNNNNNNNNNNNNNNNNNNNNNNNNNNNNNNNNNNNNNNNNNNNNNNNNNNNNNNNNNNNNNNNNNNNNNNNNNNNNNNNNNNNNNNNNNNNNNNNNNNNNNNNNNNNNNNNNNNNNNNNNNNNNNNNNNNNNNNNNNNNNNNNNNNNNNNNNNNNNNNNNNNNNNNNNNNNNNNNNNNNNNNNNNNNNNNNNNNNNNNNNNNNNNNNNNNNNNNNNNNNNNNNNNNNNNNNNNNNNNNNNNNNNNNNNNNNNNNNNNNNNNNNNNNNNNNNNNNNNNNNNNNNNNNNNAAAAggttttaaaaaaaaaaaaaaataaaaaaaaaaaaaaaaattttaaaaaaattaaataaaattttttttttttttttttttttttttttttgtatcttatatatttaaaaaattaaaatttatatttactattattacatCTATTGATTgattgtattattatttattatggTTGTCCaatgatatttatattttttataataatattatattattattcttcaTAGAttctaaattttttaaagcatatatattatatataggatagatatatatatataataataattaatatttctttcatatatatatatgtattcaattttttgaatacatatattaaaaaaaaaaggtaataagaaaatatttttataatatatatataatatatatataatttaataatatgtaataatatatatttttttataagaataCAACCAcatatgtttataaataaatattaataataattatatattttttattttcttgaaatattttataaatttatatttgattgtatattttatataataatatataaatagaaaaaattaaaatcattatatatattaaaaaaattattttctaaaatatatatagaaaaaaataattatattaataaattaatatgaatgtttttttatttctaaaataatggttgtattattatattaatattttctatataaaatataaataagaaaaaaagaaaaaaaaattttaaattgaatcttaataatgaaaaaagaaaaggaatctttatatatatatatatatatatatatatatatatatatgtaatttatttatttattgtttcttttttttaataaaatatttctgtacaatttatataacattagatgttctaaaaatatagtagtttatatttaaaaagaaaaggaaaaaggaacagtacattttttatgaggattatctttataaattaataatagtaggctttatatatatatatatatatatactttaacgtattaataaaaatattcatgTATGGTATCCATAGGTTACCAACATagatatatacatacataaataaatacatacatactacatatacatgtatatatatatatcatccTAAATagtatttattaaattaagagcattttcaaatatatcCTTATGAAGTGTTGTGTCATAAGTTTTATTAACCCTTAGAAAATTATGTCTTTTTGTAAAGCTATATAATCCGTAGATAAAGTTTTTAAATTgttctttatatttattatccGTTAAAgctttattaaatatattttctatttttgtttgaatttgattattttcatcaatTTTCTTTGAGAATGTAATAAGAAGgtttttcattatttcATATTCACTTACATTCATAGTAAAGATATCAAActcttttttaaattcattatatttatttttattccCATCAGTGACAACTTtatcttctttatttaaatgtttAAGAACATCATCAAAAACTTCATCCATGCGTTTAAGAGGTGGTGTACTTAAATTTGATGTATAAGTAGTAGGATTTCTATTTTGTGGTGAAGCTAAAGTTGGtatttctttatctttatGTTTATCTTCTGGTGATTTTTCCAATGATTCAGCCGCTTGATCAACTTGAGAACCTTGGACTTCGGTTACTTTAAGATTTGTATCTTCTGATTCCCCTTTTAATGacttttccttttcttgATTCTTTTTACTTATAAGAGAAAAGATACCTTGTCCAATAATATCATcctcatttttttttaatttactTTCATAATTATCTTGGGAATCAAATGCTGAATAAAAATCATCAAGAACAATATTATCGAAATTTTTTAGgtcttcttttttcttattataacTTGTTCgcttattattattctttgAATTGCACCACACACATTTgagaaaatataagaaaacaaaaacgAAATAAATTGTTTGTCCCttcattttaaaatatatttgtatatatatatatatatatatattgtatatattgtatatattagaaacagtatataaataaaataatattacttaataagaaaaagaaacttgttattttcttttttattcaaatattgttttgatataaaaattaatttatttctaaaaataacttatataattattatacttatactaaaatattaatgggacacttttaattatataatataatttcacaaaatgtatacatatatatatatatatatatatatttaaaataattaacaaataaataattattattgtcaaatatataagctaataatttttaaataccCCGCCTAGATAAAATTGATGAAACAAAATTTTTGGGTCGTTAAATTCTTATTAGATTACTTAACAcaatatgaattttttaatcatttaattatttatattattacaaaaaaaaaaaaaatatatatatatatatatatatttatatatatataatatacatttacaatatattagaattatttatatttagtttaataagataaaatattatattatttttttaatatttaggttatttttaatatatattgacatatatatttaatatcaatataattataaattataaaaagaccatgtataaattaaataatatatatatatatatatatatataatattttatacatataaaatacgcaaaagaaaaaaaataatttttataatcattaatatgattattttgttttaatttcATACAATATGTAACCAACCGATAgtgtttttatatacatttttgtATAACTCTCTACTATTTTCAGCATCCTTTAAATAACTATATTTTTTAGCATAACTATAgagatataaaataaagaaaattttgaaatcgttcataatattgatcatctgataaaatatttttaaacatatcatttatttcattctatttatttgtatcaATAATCTCTTCAGGAAAAACCATATTAACCAGCTTTTTAACTATTTCGTATTCATTTTTGGTCATGGTAAAATtatccatttttttatttaaattatcatatttacTCTGATCACTACCAAATAGAtactttttcttttatattttaatatatcatcatatatattatctaatTGTTGAGATTTTGAAGTTACGTCATTTTCCTTAGTTTGATTAGACACTTNNNNNNNNNNNNNNNNNNNNNNNNNNNNNNNNNNNNNNNNNNNNNNNNNNNNNNNNNNNNNNNNNNNNNNNNNNNNNNNNNNNNNNNNNNNNNNNNNNNNtaaaaaatatataggAAAAAgtacaataaataaaaaaaataactaAAATAAACGTACATCCtaatatatgtatgcacacgcaatatatatatatatatatatatatatatattttccaattataaattttaacggtgtgaaaaaaaaaaataagaattatataaaaggGAAAACTCTTttcattaaaattattataaaaattatatatattaaaatatttaaaattttacacaaaaaaaagaaaagaaaaatatatatatatatatatatatatagacatatatatatacatatatacatatacatatgtatcCACTTTGTTCATATAACATTTCAAAGtgtatttaataaatcCACTGCATTTTCAAAGAATTCTTTATATTCACTATCgttttgtattttttcatttcttaAATAACTATGACGTTTTGCAAATCCATAAATACCATGGATAAAGTTTTTAAATTGATCATGAAATTTCTTGTCAGTTAATGCTTTTTGAAAAACGCTGACTAactttttcattttttcattttcattattatctcTAAAAATAGAATTAAGAAGTTTCTTAATTATATCATACTCTTTTTGATTAATGACAAAATCATCATAATGCTTtctaaaaatattatattttttgtgaTTTTCTCCAAAATCAACTTGATGTTTTCCTTCGCTATTTGTAAGAAGATCATCATAAAGGAGATCTAAATATTTCACTTCTGAGGTTGTACTTACtgtattattttcattattactAGGTTGTTCCGTTTGAGGAGATGTGATACTATTACTAGAATTTGAAAATGTCCTAACATTAGTTTGGGAaccatttttattatctgCAGATGCATCGGATTCTGTCGATCTTCTTGGTTGTGATTGGGTTGATGTTCCTTCTGGTCTTGATGATTCTGGCACCGTTTGTGGTTGTTCAGATCTTGATGATACATCGGGATTAGACGTTTGTGATACACTTGATAAGGCACCTGGTACCCTTTCTCCTTGTAATCCTGATGTTCCCTGTGGTCCTCGTGATTCTTGTGACTGTAAAGTTTCTATTGTTCCTGATTCTCCTAATTGTGTTCCTGGTTGTACTGTTGTTTCACCTTCACGAAGTTCTGTAGCTCTTGGTAATTCCGATTCACGATTTGCAACGCTAGCACCTGTAGCTCTTGATCCAGCGGATCTTTGAGATTCATTTTCTGTATGAGAACCCTCATTGTTGATTTGTCCTTCTTGCCCTATAACCAAATGTTCATCTTCTAACACATTTTTTCCATTATCTAAATTTTCTTCCACATCGTTTTGTATATCTACCTTAATATCGTTAAACATCGAAGTAATTTTATTCTTCTCCTTATTGTCTgcattttcttcattataatatccTAATCtattatttgatttttCATATGACAACGTTAAATTAagagaaaatataaataaagaagcaaacaatataatttgtcttttcatttttatttttttatttcttataaaataaaatatatgtatatatgaaatattataaattaattaatatgtcttcatacaaaaaaaaaaaaaaaaaaaaa
The genomic region above belongs to Plasmodium reichenowi strain SY57 chromosome 13, whole genome shotgun sequence and contains:
- a CDS encoding MSP7-like protein, whose product is MKSKKIICSSCLFLILLSVIFCSEPDTNSFDENVKKNEVFNALNEHLESISNIVKANIMDALSNNPSLLKKTYEAVEINDDDYVLEYVGDSTGKYGEGSIFYDESKKYNYRKYLDIENELRNMKGEDDDDEDDEDDEVDVDDEDDLDDEDDDEHNHNHNNNDDKWCENPEKYSNYNKNIHEDKKKDNLNEPYFKQTHYIYSSNQDNNETSRFPKKNVHKYDEKLNNEFKTYLRRHENKEETKEYPNNGCSVVQISIVTNEDFLKKVRERNKKRNNKKRTNYYDSDEESESSEETNKDPYSSDPSTIDHKNENCISYKQSSDIHPNINNENNDKHIPVNNKKNSHTPHVPKDTQKNIEKNHSNYNYKPINQENLSMYFNNNNKKKNNQKNNQKNNQKNNQKNNQDLYNIKKNNDLPQYEESNKIYKNKFSNEHEPRSMITTYRYENKKSNDNYNNNYNFNEKERKLLKNMIDIFIYTYKLNYTNSKSISKLFKNNLLKKNFRTYFTNYIYTLFNYGKTYNFLTPYNKDNDHMYRQLFDEAVQMMDLLINKMDLALKHMEL
- a CDS encoding MSP7-like protein, with product MKGTRHITVFIFSAFLFLLNYATTSQSVNYDNEKKQINNLKEKLENISSDIPEDLKNHLKDNLNFFNNSLEEAQKSLLGQPNNSTSTQGSENNTSDGSTNNNLQKPNDPIQLNEQECQSIKKFIKDLLSASTNDEHVNTPFSTTFKNALEKDEFRDSLTKLTEALCGHTKDNHNNLRGTSQNDSDYLHSVYDKALSHLDTLQ
- a CDS encoding MSP7-like protein is translated as MKGQTIYFVFVFLYFLKCVWCNSKNNNKRTSYNKKKEDLKNFDNIVLDDFYSAFDSQDNYESKLKKNEDDIIGQGIFSLISKKNQEKEKSLKGESEDTNLKVTEVQGSQVDQAAESLEKSPEDKHKDKEIPTLASPQNRNPTTYTSNLSTPPLKRMDEVFDDVLKHLNKEDKVVTDGNKNKYNEFKKEFDIFTMNVSEYEIMKNLLITFSKKIDENNQIQTKIENIFNKALTDNKYKEQFKNFIYGLYSFTKRHNFLRVNKTYDTTLHKDIFENALNLINTI
- a CDS encoding MSP7-like protein — its product is MKRQIILFASLFIFSLNLTLSYEKSNNRLGYYNEENADNKEKNKITSMFNDIKVDIQNDVEENLDNGKNVLEDEHLVIGQEGQINNEGSHTENESQRSAGSRATGASVANRESELPRATELREGETTVQPGTQLGESGTIETLQSQESRGPQGTSGLQGERVPGALSSVSQTSNPDVSSRSEQPQTVPESSRPEGTSTQSQPRRSTESDASADNKNGSQTNVRTFSNSSNSITSPQTEQPSNNENNTVSTTSEVKYLDLLYDDLLTNSEGKHQVDFGENHKKYNIFRKHYDDFVINQKEYDIIKKLLNSIFRDNNENEKMKKLVSVFQKALTDKKFHDQFKNFIHGIYGFAKRHSYLRNEKIQNDSEYKEFFENAVDLLNTL